The region GAGACTGAAGGGAGCTCAAGTTGGGATGTTTTGGGCTGGAGGCCAGAACTTATGCAAAGGTGCAAAGAGCTCGAGGGCAAGAAAGGCATGATTTCCCAAAGCCTGTAGCCTGGAgtagaggaggaggggggggcagtgagcaccaGAGTGAAAGTCTTTCAGGTTGTGCTGCTTAGAGCTCTTCTGAGGTTTAATATCCTATAAACGCTCGCTGATGAGCAAAATCCGGGGGAACGGGAAACGAATCCCCTCTTGCCTTTGCTTCCCTGCCCAGTCAGACATGACGCCACTTTTCCAACGTTAATTGCAACTTGATTAGTGGAGACATGGGAAATAaaaagaggggggaaaaaaaactaatcgCAATGGGGGAAGTGGGGCATGAGACGATTTCCAAAAGGACTGTGCcatgcttttttctctctttttttccccagatatgttggcttttcttttttatgagcATCGCGGGAACTCACCGAAACACTTGCTCTGATTGGTGGCCCGGTCCACAAATACTTTGGCAGAGATGACGTTGCCAAAGGGCAGAAACATCTGCATGAGCTCTGCGTCTCCAAACTCCTGCGGCAGGTGATAGATAAACAGGTTACAGCCCTCAGGCCCTGcagagacacacatacacaaagatTCAAAAAGTAGACTTAGAACATGaatagacacacatacacaattcaaatatatattcaaatatatatcCACTTGAGGGCTAGTCAGTCTGAGGGAATTGGAATAGATGAGTACCATGCTGGCTAAAGTTTCTCTGCCTGCGTCTCAgtggaaaaaaagtgaaagtagATATAAGAAAGTGAAATCTCTGTGCTTAGGCCTTTGCCTCTTTGTTTTCAAGAGAAGGAGGTATTGGTGGCAATGGAATGTTAGTTTATTGGTTAGTGCTTTGAGGATGTAGGCTTTAAATGCTGCTCATCAAATGTTTGAGGACACCTAGCCTCTgcaaatgttttcttaaaattattttaatagtgAATTTGCAAATGAAATACGAATTTGTTTAGATtgtaaaactgcatttttgtttaatctAATCTAGATAAATAAACTGTTTCAGGGGTTTAGACCACCTTCGGCTCAAAAGAGTTTCaatgctttttaaaagaaactgGTCAAATCATTGTTTAGGTGACACCTGCTCTTCATTCTAAGAAAGctgatgaacatgaagctgatgGTTGAAGCTAAACATACTTACAATATTAGCAAGGCCATAGCTCAGCTATAACAGTAACAGTTAAAATCAAACTTTGAAAAATTTCAAAAGACAAGTGATGTAGTTCAGTTTGTCAGTCAGCCTTGCTTCACTGATATACTGCAGCACATTTTGTACAGACTCTGAAGTATGTGTATGGTGATATACCCATGCAGTAATTAGTGATGCACATAAATGAATATTCTTGGCcaaaacagaaaccaaaattCAGGACACACAGAGCTGAAAAtcagaaactgaaaatcaagtttacataaaatatactaTGTAGGCTACAGTATGGGCCACTAAATCCAAGGCCCTTGAGAACAGAGACAGTGGTCACCAAAGGGAATGAATTCCATTATTATTTAGCTACACTTTGCACTTTATGTCTGCCATTTGCGATACTTTACATCACTTAAAACCTGAAGCTACAGATGATACAGTGCACTTGCAAGgactttcctttctgcttctcttGTTTTATTATACTCTGCATGTCAAGCAGGATATAATGATTTCAAGCAGTATAAAAAATTGTAATGGAGAAGCTGCTGGGTGTTGAACCCCCTCTTGATACTTAACATGAACAGTGATTACAAATCTTGTGTCCCTGATAGAAACAGTTCCAAATGTATTATATCttcactgtttatctgttgtTATTTGGGAAAGtggaagaaaacatttttttaataactgTTTCTAATTTTCACCATCATTAAAATTACTGGTAAAGTCACACTTTAACATTTTGTTGTAGGCTTGTTTGATATTTAGTATGCATCCTTAAAATGAACATGAAGCAGTTTTAAAAGTATAGTGAACATCACAAATAAAAAGTCAAGAGAAAAAGGttataagaaaaagaaaattttaaaagaatAGAAATAAAACAACTATGGTAAAAATCTAGCTGAGGTAGCTGAGatatagaggaaaaaaaatctgtcactTGATGGGCAGTGTTGGACTAAGAAACTAAGTCTTAAAACTAAGACAATGAGGGATAAAATATGCAGCTAATGACAAAACCTATGAGACTGGCCATTTCTGGCTTATGCATGCATattgttctccctgtgtctgcaacTGCTACAAGTTGTTAgcataagaaaaaaatgctcaCACTCCTTCTTAAAATACCGTTCATCTCTCTGAGGCCTTTTATGTGCTGAAAGTTAGCAAGATCTCCTTTTTAGCGCTCACCCCAAAAACTCTCACATGAAGCCTTTTTCTCACTTTTCCCTGCCACTTTTCCTCCCCTGCTAATTCAGACTTGAGAACATACAGATGGAACACAGCAATTATCACCTTTTATCAGGGGTGGGTTGGGCCACTCTTACCTTCGCGCTGTTGCTGGGGGATGATGGCTGGTTGCTGGGGAAACGCTTGGCTGATTGGCGCATAGGCGGCAGGATAGGCTGCTGTTGCGAGGAGACAGATGAGGGGAAAGCAAGGGGAATTCGCATCAATATTCCCAGATTTGACACAACAACTTAAATCATTATTCTATTGTTCTCACTCTCCagacactgaataaataaattacattatgGCTCAGAGCCGGCCGGCCTCATTTTCGCTGTGGTTCAGTGCCCAGAgaaaataaactgtttaaaaggGCTTTTATAGAAGCAGTCCTCCCATAGGCAGTGCCGAAGGAGACAGGGGCATTGTATTAAGTGCTTCTCTAGTAAATAAGTTTGCATCTAGACCACAATTCTGGACCTGATCCTACATTTGCAGTCCTGTAGTTTTAGTCTGTTGACTTTAAATCAGGTTCACAGAAAATTGGAGAGGATAAGAAAGAACAAGTTGATAATCCCAGTCATGAATGCCTGCACTACAGCTGAGTTTGACATCTCACAACCATCTCTGAAACTGCATAATGTACACTCTGTTATTGAGTTAGGGGGTTATATTAATCCTTTCGTGCTGTTCTGAGACCagttctgttattttttttttttttaattctgacaAGAATGGGAACTGTGTACTCTTGAGGCCGCTGAGGCTGTTAAATATGGACAGTATAATAGCCGAACAACTAAGCATTTTAACTCTAGAGACAGTACATGACAGTATACAGTGTGGAGAGGCACTCAAGATACACATGTAAGTAAGTACATATTGTTGCGGTCACTTCAAAACCTTTTTACTCTCTTTAAAATACTAACTGCACTTTATATTATGTAAAcatctcatgatgaatgaaccaaataaaatggttcaaaatcacttggaatataATCTCATTATACTAATGTACATTACAATTAACAAAGCTTTTTCCTTCCCCATTAAACTTACTGTTTTGACATATTCCTTGCACTTGACTTGCATTAACTTGCTCTTCACTGCCGCTCCCTAGTTAGTTGTGTAATTTAAGTTTAAATTCAACTTTGGCTATTAGCCTGCTTCGCCAGCCTGGGTGTTGTGTTGAGCTTCATTTTATGTTCAGATTTGCCTCCCTTGTTAGATGTCGTCTTCGCTACAGTATTAATCTTTACCATACTTACTTAAATCACTGTGAGCTGAACAAATATGCTCATATAATAGTAAAAACAATAATGGTAAAAAATGGTCTAGTTATCCTTAAAGTAATTTAATGAAAGGACATCCTTTATAGCCAATTTCTCACATAAATTATGATAAACTGCAACAGATTTTTGAAACAAATGCTATTGCGGTCCCTCCAAACTGGTGGAGCTCCATTTTCGCAATGGCTTGCAATGCTTGGACTTATGGGAATTTAAGGCAGAGAAGGATATATCATCCTCAGATTTTGTCAAAAGAAAAGTacatttctctgtgttttaagGAGcctatgtgtttatttgaaatggGATAGCGCTTAAGAAATATGCAGCCAAGAAATACACACAACCCCTTGAAATAACACAGCCTGAACGTAAATGCAGTATGTAACTAACTATATAATTTCGTATGATTTCAAATGTATGGCAGTAATAATAGACTtctaaaagttacattttcacACACTGGCAAGGTGAATACAAACAGATTCTTGTAGTAATCCAGCTTGCCAAAAATAATTTTCAGATGGTTTTGTAAGAGTTTGTAAGGAGACTACTGCTGCTAGACAACATGGAGGAAGATGCAGAGAAACTacgagggacagaaagagagataaaaggaagagagaaagcacCTGCATAGTGTTGCACACCCGCATATGCTTGCTGGAGAGGGTCGGTCACTGTTGGACTCTGTGCTGTAGAGAGAAAAGGTTATAGagtagagaaaaaaagagtttgCAACAAATTAGACAAAACAGGGGAAGGAATATATGACAATACTGGCTCCAGGGTAAGCCACTAGCCTGGATAATTAAAAGGTTGGAAAACCTTTCTCAGCTGAAATGGGGTCTTGTCCAGTTGAGGGAGATAGACTTTAGAAAGGGTAGGTAGTAGCTGCATAGTAGTTATATAATTGTATAACTGCATTATAGCCTAATAAGGCACATAATAACATCTAAAACGACTGAAGCAAAGAGTTCTCCTAGTGGCTTATATAGTCATGGCCAGAAATATTGGCACCCTTGCAGTGTTTctgtaaaataattataaaatatatttaaaaatgtatatatctgtgtgtgtgtgtgtgtgtgtgcatgtgtgtgttattgtagtAATGTAGCATTACTAAATAGATCTCCtaaaaatgtgcatttctgGCTAGCTAACTTGATATATTACCATTAACAACCATTACTTTTATGGCTACATCTGTCGCTACTGGTTAAAACTGTTGCCAAAATAAAGAATATAAGCTTACAGTTCTAGCATATTCTAGTATCTGCTGAATCATGAATCTACCCTACTCTTTTCAGTTGTGAAATTATAGACAGCCCCTCACACAAACTCAAATCTTGCAGCAGAGACTGAAGCATCTTCAAGTGACagttttgtttaataaaataacatgaaagATTCTCTACTTGCTCCATTGTACAGATTACTATGATGGGATGGGTGCTGCCAGTCATATTTTACCTGGGTAAGGGTGAATTCCGTTGGTGTAGATGGGTTCAGAGGCTGGCTGGCCATTGCTCTGTGGAGGGAGGGCACTAAAACCATTCACCCCAATCGGAGCAGCGATGCTGGGCACTGCTGTGGCACTGATCCCTGGAGGTGTGCTGGTGCCTAAAAAACATGCAGTGGATTTTCAGATGGAAGTTGAATCCAGTTCATGCCGTATGTGCTGTTGGTAGTCACTCAGACTTCTAATCTTCTAGTcttgtgtaaatatttaagcTTTGTGCTTAAGTATTTAATAAAGGATTCactaaaaaaaatccaatgtacaaaaataaaaaaaataaaaacaaccaaaaaaaaaaaaaaccctaaaaaagTCTAAGTGAGTCAATGTTTAAGCTAGAGTTGTATAGTATTGAATTCAAAGCAGGAAAGTgactgtacaccactgttatcttggtgctaacataacaCTGTCCCATAAAGACTGAATCCTATAGCTAGCATTACCATAGCAGTGGTCAGAGACGTTTGACCTTTTGCCATTTGACTACAGGACTAGTATTATCTGTTCTGTCTCAAATCATGTTTTGAAAACACATACATACTAAAGCCAAAAGCACAAAAGCTTATATGACAAGCAACACGCTGACTATAAAAATGTGGAGGTTAAGCACAATATATGGAGGATGAGAGCTGAAAGGCTATGAATGATGACTGTGAATACAATCACTGTACATAACCATAGTTCATTCGCTCCTTTTTAATGAGAGGAGCAACAAGCAGAGGCAGAGCCTCAAATCCCCCCCACTGACTCATGAAAATACCTCCAGAATCGCTCATTAAGCAGCTTTAATTCTGTATAATGAATGGCGGTGGAACATCCTGTCCTGtcatattttttgtaaaatgggATGCATCAAGCATGTGCACCACTTAGCTGCGGTGttggaaaagttttttttttagagtgcttagacagaaaaaaacacatctagTTTGGTGTCAAGGCTCCACTATGTTAAAATCACATCCATTGTGTTGTCCAGAAACATTGTACTTGATGTGAACAGGTCTTAACAGTCTAGCCCCACCCTTGATTGGTATTGTGATCGTATCAGCCCCCAAAACACTGATCAGGCCTTCTCTATCAGTTACTTACAAAGACAATGATACTTACAAAGTGAAAGTTTCTACACTGAAGTCTACTATTCGGTAGAGACCTGCGTGGGACTGTTTTTTCAGCCCCGCTCCCACAAGATTTCAACCTGCTCCTACAGAAAATTAAAATCTTTTGTCCTGCTACTACCCGCAACCAAAACACTTTGGCCCATCAAAGGCGAAGTGACATCCAATATCTGACATGGTCTATTCACAAATACACTATTCTCTGCTGAAACAACATGGCAGTCATagtcatcaggctcactgtgaaATAACTTCATCAAATaccagtaaacacaaagcaggagTTAAACCACAGACTAgttatatttgatattttgctTAGTTCCTCCACAACTCCTTagaatgatttcatttattttaaatgctttactATTATCattgtatattatttatatctGATTTAGAGCTTGTTCCAGTTTATTTAGGTTATTCATTAATTTGTGGTATTTTTCTCTTCACGCATGCTTTGGCCCGCTCCTGCCTACAGTGGGTAGGTTTTCCACTGCTGTGAAATTTAGTGCTGCACCGCAAGATATTGTGGCGGGTCCCCTGAGAATGAGTGCAGATCTCTGCTGTACAGTAGCATGTCATATATAAGCATTAACATCCCATGTATTGTTTTATGCTGATATAGGTTCTGCTAGGTAGTCTAGATAGCTATCTGGCATTAGTTAGCCAAGCTAATAGTAACTAATTTTCCCTCTAGCTAAGTAAAAACATATTGCATTTATCCTGATTTATGGATGTTAATGCAACTCAGACAGCTCTTTATCATTTATATAACATTATCATTTAGgggtcagtcgtgggctggaggttagggaactggccctgtaactggaaggtcaccagttcaatccccagcactgacagtccatgactgaggtgtccttgagcaagacacctaaaccccaattgctcccagggtgccgtggatagggctgcccaccgctccgggcaagtgtgctcacttccccctagtgtgtgtgtattcactagtgtgtatgtggtgtttcatttcacagatgggttaaatgcggaggtggaatttccccagttgtgggataaaaaaaaaaaaaaaaatcacttaacggacaacagaaaaaaataaataaattgcattAAATATTGTGGTCCCTTACTCCTTTAGAAAATTACTTCTGGTAaccagttttacagtaaagctgttttaatgttttcaatACTTCTACAGTTGTCACGTCTGCTAAGGAAATGAACTCAATTTCCCAGAATCACCTGGGAAATCACAGTCGCCAGACACTTCCTACTTCCTCTCAAGACCCTCACATGGACTCGATCTCCCAGAATACATTGGGAGATCAGCTGACTCCAGATCCTCCCCCACGTACCTATCAGTGTTCGCAATCACTTGATTATTGACTGGTTCCACCTGTGTGTTGATCACATGTTGTTTTTAGTTAGTATTTAAGCCTGGGCTTCAGATAGACTcattgcgaggtattgtttgtTTCATGGCAACTACTGGGTGTTTTTCTGACTGCCTTCCCGACTGCCTTCCCATGTATGATCTGCGCTTTGTTTATCTCTGTTTTTGGATTTCCCCATTAGACTTGTTTTCTCTGAAAATTCTTCTTTTGTGTTCTGACCCTCACTCGTGTATTACCACGACAACATTGGACTGCCCCTTTGGTTTGTTTGCTTCCGCTATTACCTTTCTGTGTTTTGACCTTTCTGCCTGTTTCTGGATTATGATTTTGATTGTGGATCTCAACATTAAAGCTGATGCCTCTTTTAATGTCTGCAAGCGTCTGAATTCTGTGACACAATTACAACAGTAGCCATTCTGCATTTGAGTAATGAAGTATAATCTGTCTGTACTGTTAATGTTTTGCATAATTCAACActggatgctgtgcaaaagtgtaaaacattaaaaatattacactGGCTTCAACACAGCACATCACTGTagaattctttacagtgttgaGCAGCTGTGAGGCTTATCGCTGATTTCTTAGTTAACTGAAAATCCAATAAAGAATATAGAAGGATGTTACAGGTAGCCTACAGTAAGATGGTATACAGTGAAAAGCATAACAGAGAAGCATTCAGGAGGGATGATTCACGCTGGCCCACTAATGCTGAGTGTCATCTGATTAGACACAGGGACTTATGCTAGAGCGTTTCTAAGTATTTTCCCCAGCCAATGGTCACATCTAATCTCAGGTTTGTCACCTTGGTTTtggcttctttttttcccccttccaGCTGCGAAGGGCATTTAAGTCATGCAGGATTAAATTTGATGGGTATAACCTTAGTGAGTGTAGGCTTTATGGATTACAAATGCGGGAGAGCCAGCTGTGTCAGTGTGTTGGGAGGAAgtgttaaaaaaagagaaggacactttatttaattcatttttcccaACCCTTAATGTCAGCTTACTTATCATTGTTGAGGCGTCAAAGCCCCTCATCGCAGCAGAGAGAGGGGTCAAGCTCAGGTCCAGGATTATCTTCCACAAATCTTTactccagctttgttttgtCAAAGACTCTTCATCCAAAGGCATCAGATTGGCCACATGCCTGGCACAAATGTAACCAGCAACGAACCTCACACTGTTCAACTACAGGGAGTGGTCTCAGCACCCCACTTAAGCCTTTTCCAACTCTAAGCCTGCTGACTCTATACTGCCAGGGGTCTCTCTGAAAACAATGCTCTAGGGTTTTCTCTATTTGCCACATCTGTAGCACATGGTAACAATTCACCAAATTCATTATATTAGTTCAATATAATACAGCAGTGTCTTGATTTTACAATTTTAGTGTGTTGAAATTACGATAATACCTTATTTGTATAGTCCACtctagatgctttgtaaatgctcagtatatctttaagtatcattcaactaaatatccaaTAAATGCTACTGAATGTGATATGGGgtgttatttggatggtccactgtacatgctttgtaaatgctcagtatatctttaagtaacattcaactaaattttAATTCATGCTCAGtatgaaagattttattaaatctatttCTAACCATAGGAAGACaggaaagtttgttaatgattagTATCTGTAaagtatctgtagagcatctataggagaccatccaaataaagtgtgaccgaAATTACAATATAAAGCCCCAATCAAATGCCCTAACCACAAGTTAATATGCTAACTCTAATCTTACACACTAGTTATAGGGTGACATACTAGTCACAGTACGAACCTTACGATATGATACAATACGATTCAATGTGACACAGTTACATACATTATGTTGTGTTGTATCATCCAGGATAACATgcatataatacatacatataatcatatatatatatatatatatatatatatatatatatatatatatatatatatatatatatatatatatatatatatatatcttgtaAACCTTTATTCATGTAACTGGAAAACTGCCCAATCGTTCCGATTATAAGAGAGTTTTGAACGAACATGTTTGCAGTACAAAGAAACGCATTGAAATGATTGCCTATGGAAATTTGCCATATGCTACAGACAAGGCAGGTAGAGATCAGGCTTAAAAACGCTGGAGTATTCTTTCAGTGCCGTGAGGAGCTGTTTGATGAGGTCATACATAGCCTTCAACAGGTGGTTTATGAAGCTCATGCTGCTAAAGTACATGCCTAAGTGGCACATAATAACCCACAGTGCCTCACTTGCTGCAGCTGTGACAGAGAGCGTAATGGTAGCATTCACCCTGAGGGGCCTTTAAATGGGCAGTAAACCCATGTGAGAAACTGCTGTGCGAAAGTCCTCCCACCTGAAGAGGGCGTCATAGGGGCAGCCACCAAGCCGTTGACGTTGAAAGCTGCcatttgctgcatctgggctgCCGCGATTGCTGCCATGGGGTTGAGATATGAGCCCTGTGTGGCGGCCATAAGAGCGGCCTGCTGCTGCATCATCTGCTACAGAGGGAGAgcgagacagggagagagaaaatagggGAAATAACAGGGACATAATGAGtcatttgtggaaaaaaataaggTGAGATCACAGTAGaagcgagagatagagatatctctaaagaaaatgaacaaggGGCCACTGAACAGCCCTGTTTATATTCCTGCAGTTTTCCTTTTGACCTATGCTGGCCTTGCAAATAACTACTGTGGGTCTGTGTTGCATAACATATTGCTTTTGTACTGTGCATTGTTTTTCATGTTGTCTACTCTTTGCAATGAGTTACTAGTTTATTAAGttagaagcggcttggaaaatggatggatggatggatagtttgtTAATGCAAAAGTTTCAACGCCACTAGtcaaatgttctgttttttttctaagcGATAACAAGTTAATACATATTATACAGAGGAGAAACCTaaataaagttttctttttaccccaatttctatttatttgattttaccATATTAgaaacatgaatcaaaacaatattatgcattaaaatatgcagaataatttttatttgttttattttttattttatttagattgtgttaacttaatttcatcaacaatcaacaaaatgtaatttgatcaaGGTAgtacctaaacttttgcatattaaCTGTAGGTGCAGtgctgctgtgcctgatacacACATTCTATcgctacactgttagaaataaaggtactgtgcaggtacatttttgctCATTatggtacaaacaatgtaaatgttccctcaaaggtacatcagTGGTTTAAGGGCCAATGgtataccttaaataagtttttcccagtggaaaagtagatttTTGTACCTCTTCATAAACTAATGCTttagaacaataaaatagaaGCCTGGAGaggagacagggtgtgtggagtcaatacaactttgattataatgcattattattatggttcaattgtgttccctgactaaaggtacttaGATGTACCCAGTAACAGTttggtaactttttttttctgagattgtACCTCTATCATGTTTTAGCTGAAATGCTGAGAACAGTCTATCACCCAAATAAGAAGCACCCCTGACAAAGAATTAGTCACAAGTATCATCTCTTCTCTAATACTGGGTTATATGTCTCCTTGCCTTAATAACAGACATGACGGAACACTGGGACAAATCACCCGTCCTTAATACCAAATTTCAATTTGGAGTAACTAGTGACATGCTGAAACAGGCACACAAGAACTGTAGCTGAAACTAGCTCCCAGTTTGTGGAAGAGTGGGCTAATATGGACAGGAGCTCTTAAACTCTTTAAAGATGGGTGTAATCCCTACCTGACAGGATTGAGGCTGTTATTAAGGCAAGAGGAAGCATCACCTAGTTTCAGAAGAGAAATGATGCATGCAACTAATTATTTTGTCCAGTGAGCTTATCCTAAATGGCTTCATAATGGTCTCTTTCTATTGATTGATAGCAGAGGTGGAACCAGTAGGGGGGCAAGGGGTAATCACTCCAGGCCCTCCCCATCAATGTGGCCCACAGATGTGCCGCAATAAGCAATAAGGAAACCATGCAGTCAAGTGAAAAACATGAAAGGGAAGAAGAGGACATAATGATGAATACCAGTGTTCACTTGTCAATGCTAACTAATACTGTAGCCAGCTTAGCAGtaaaaaagaatattttattctatttttattattataattagatTATTAAACTCAACGGTTCTCAAACTGGGGGCCATAGTGCCCTGGGGGTCTGCACTTGTATTTCTATGCCCATCAATTGCAATTCATGACTGTACTGCTTAACAAGTCGAGAATGAAGGAGGGGGTGGTGGGTGCAGTAAAGTGGTCTTCAAAGGTGGTCTTAGACTAAAAAAGAGAATTGCTGGGTTGTAACACGGCTCCATCACTGATGGATGAGGTAGACAGTGGaggataaattgtgcagcaacagatgggatagtcagtaactgtaaacctacataGTGACAGACGGTGTAGGTAGAGGGTGGATGTATATCTCAGCTTACAGTGCTGATTAGCTTACAGTGGATGAATTTCAGGTAGCAACATTCTGACTGTTTGAGGACATATTGGCTCTTACAGCATGTGTGTAAGCTCCATAGGCCCCGAACTGGATGGTCATGGGGCTGAAGATGCCGAGCTGGCCAGCCATCTGGTGCATCCTGCGCAGCGTCCGCTCCTTATCTGTATCGGCAAATTTCACCACCAGGCTCGAGGATGCCCCCTGGAGACACAAGCAGGGAGGCCAGGATGTTACATATAGATGTTACATAGGTATAGGAATATGCTCCCTCTTT is a window of Pygocentrus nattereri isolate fPygNat1 chromosome 7, fPygNat1.pri, whole genome shotgun sequence DNA encoding:
- the si:dkey-205h23.2 gene encoding CUGBP Elav-like family member 4 isoform X7, whose product is MATVTANGVQQENGFSTTNSSSRMNGLSIGQSTIPMKDHDAIKLFIGQIPRNLEEKDLKPLFEEFGKIYELTVLKDRFTGMHKGCAFLTYCARESALKAQSALHEQKTLPGMNRPIQVKPADSEGRGEDRKLFVGMLGKQQSEDDVRRLFEAFGQIEECTVLRGPDGASKGCAFVKFSSHAEAQAAINSLHGGQTMPGASSSLVVKFADTDKERTLRRMHQMAGQLGIFSPMTIQFGAYGAYTHAMMQQQAALMAATQGSYLNPMAAIAAAQMQQMAAFNVNGLVAAPMTPSSGTSTPPGISATAVPSIAAPIGVNGFSALPPQSNGQPASEPIYTNGIHPYPAQSPTVTDPLQQAYAGVQHYAAYPAAYAPISQAFPQQPAIIPQQQREGPEGCNLFIYHLPQEFGDAELMQMFLPFGNVISAKVFVDRATNQSKCFGFVSFDNPSSAQAAIQAMNGFQIGMKRLKVQLKRPKDANRPY
- the si:dkey-205h23.2 gene encoding CUGBP Elav-like family member 4 isoform X4; translated protein: MATVTANGVQQENGFSTTNSSSRMNGLSIGQSTIPMKDHDAIKLFIGQIPRNLEEKDLKPLFEEFGKIYELTVLKDRFTGMHKGCAFLTYCARESALKAQSALHEQKTLPGMNRPIQVKPADSEGRGEDRKLFVGMLGKQQSEDDVRRLFEAFGQIEECTVLRGPDGASKGCAFVKFSSHAEAQAAINSLHGGQTMPGASSSLVVKFADTDKERTLRRMHQMAGQLGIFSPMTIQFGAYGAYTHAQMMQQQAALMAATQGSYLNPMAAIAAAQMQQMAAFNVNGLVAAPMTPSSGTSTPPGISATAVPSIAAPIGVNGFSALPPQSNGQPASEPIYTNGIHPYPAQSPTVTDPLQQAYAGVQHYAAYPAAYAPISQAFPQQPAIIPQQQREGPEGCNLFIYHLPQEFGDAELMQMFLPFGNVISAKVFVDRATNQSKCFGFVSFDNPSSAQAAIQAMNGFQIGMKRLKVQLKRPKDANRPY